In Cryptococcus tetragattii IND107 chromosome 5, whole genome shotgun sequence, one genomic interval encodes:
- a CDS encoding phosphatidylinositol transfer protein SFH5, with the protein MSIVEAFSASQATWPELADDHPLLQFNSRLPAILSEAGHSQIWGVTLTYSTPPAFSTLIILQKFLRSVENSVDKAATALGKTLKWRKDWGLDGPADGKEKEDFGPDFEGLGYVTEIKKVDGGEEIVTWNVYGAVKDLKSTFGDLSRFLRWRINLMEKAIAQLHLATTSTPIPDLNAGIDPHRIAQVHLYEGVSFLRMDSHVKAASKATIEIMAANYPELLSRKFFVGVPLIMSWMFQVVRMFVSAETAKKFVIVSYKENLADELGELEGVPKEYGGKGPSLGELEDQLREKDSVVSS; encoded by the exons ATGTCTATAGTTGAAGCATTCTCCGCCTCGCAAGCCACCTGGCCCGAACTCGCAGACGACCACCCCCTTTTGCAGTTCAACTCTCGCCTTCCCGCTATCCTCTCAGAGGCTGGTCACTCTCAAATCTGGGGTGTCACTCTTACTTACTCTACTCCTCCAGCCTTCTCTACCCTTATCATTCTGCAGAAATTCCTCCGTTCTGTGGAGAACAGCGTGGATAAGGCTGCCACAGCTTTAGGCAAGACACTCAAATGGCGGAAGGACTGGGGACTGGACGGGCCTGCGGacgggaaagagaaggaagatttCGGGCCCGATTTTGAAGGCCTAGGATATGTGACCGAGATTAAGAAAGTTGATGGCGGAGAGGAGATCGTGACTTGGAACGTTTATGGAGCGGTGAAGGATTTGAAATCGACCTTTGGGGACCTTAGCCG GTTTTTGCGATGGCGTATCAATCTCATGGAGAAAGCTATCGCtcagcttcatcttgcAACCACCTCTACTCCCATCCCAGACCTTAACGCCGGTATTGATCCCCATCGCATTGCACAAGTCCACCTTTATGAAGGGGTTTCATTTCTTCGCATGGATTCCCATGTGAAAGCTGCCTCAAAGGCAACCATTGAAATTATGGCCGCCAACTATCCCGAACTTCTTTCTCGCAAATTCTTTGTGGGGGTGCCATTGATAATGAGCTGGATGTTCCAGGTTGTGCGAATGTTCGTTTCCGCTGAGACTGCCAAGAAGTTTGTGATCGTCAGCTACAAGGAGAATCTGGCGGACGAGCTGGGAGAACTTGAAGGCGTGCCCAAGGAGTATGGTGGAAAGGGTCCTAGTTTGGGCGAACTTGAGGATCAGCTACGAGAGAAGGACTCAGTAGTTTCTTCGTGA
- a CDS encoding mitochondrial intermembrane space import and assembly protein 40, whose translation MFARSFSNASRAIARRSLSTRSGPAPSSLWSSRNAVIAGTTLIITALAITSERRKVCNESAQKAPSPRDSIIEQDSLKENVHKKSVREDDFSGESVKPETLTSSGSVEEAADDAVQVLEEKEAEAAEPSQGAYNPETGEINWDCPCLGGMATGPCGEQFKAAFSCFVYSEAEPKGVDCVELFKVMQDCFRDHPEVYGEEIDDDGEAPTQEEKMEEKVEAAKEKTAAPAAAP comes from the exons ATGTTCGCCCGCTCATTCTCCAACGCCTCTCGAGCAATTGCCCGTCGATCTCTTAGCACCCGCTCAGGACCTGCGCCTTCGTCTTTATGGTCTTCCCGTAACGCCGTTATTGCAGGTACCACGCTCATTATCACTGCCTTGGCAATCACCTCTGAGAGGCGGAAGGTATGCAACGAATCTGCCCAGAAGGCTCCTAGCCCTAGGGATAGTATAATTGAGCAGGACagtttgaaggagaacGTCCACAAGAAGTCTG TCAGGGAAGACGATTTTTCAGGAGAATCTGTCAAGCCTGAGACCTTAACGTCATCAGGTAGCGTAGAGGAGGCCGCCGACGACGCTGTCCAAGTTcttgaggaaaaggaggctGAAGCCGCTGAGCCCTCACAAGGCGCTTACAACCCTGAGACCGGGGAGATCAACTGGGATTGCCCT TGTCTTGGTGGTATGGCCACCGGCCCTTGCGGCGAGCAGTTTAAGGCAgccttctcttgcttcgTCTACTCTGAGGCTGAGCCCAAGGGTGTCGACTGTGTTGAGTTATTCAAGGTGATGCAGGACTGCTTCAGGGATCACCCCGAAGTTTATGGAGAGG AGATTGATGACGACGGTGAGGCTCCTACCcaggaggaaaaaatggaggaaaaggttgAGGCGGCCAAAGAGAAGACTGCTGCCCCCGCTGCTGCTCCTTAG
- a CDS encoding mRNA cleavage and polyadenylation factor Clp1 produces MAEQQTTELTNIDLEAGSEWRFELEADENIALRTLSSDPVFINSQELTPSAWYPIYRHTKSALYAPTPARIQVTNLPASQYTSTSTVQPQLLNLHLAMERQRILSKRGLEQGGPRVMIMGPQSSGKTTVMKNLVNLALGTGMGWTPGVIGLDPSSPPNLIPGSLSISTPSHPIPTHHLAHPLGSPPASTAANTVSGDVETASWWLGALEPTNKNAEVWRVLVEHMAEAWRMRCEKDRNASISGLFLDTPAAFTVPTLGTKKDDPKARYTLVSHAIQAFDIDTIIVIGHEKLHIDLSRLPLVQSRQLNVIRIPKSGGAVDLDDHDRETAHLFQVRTYFYGEPPLPPQISSLVGKMVSLDFELSPYSFQIPWSRLVVLRVGEENSAPSSALPLGSSKVLSPLRLTRVDPSGPGHVVRLLNRVLALVDVKPEDKIVQAKEPEVKEEVKEEKNEKDGEVKQEDGEGEKIGQGEGDGDGDGEGEGEGEGEAEGEGEDDQEEVPFREEIGTREVLGFIVITAIDTFARKYTVLSPTPGRLPTTVAIAGAIEWVDSA; encoded by the exons ATGGCTGAACAGCAAACTACTGAACTCACAAATATCGACCTCGAAGCCGGATCAGAATGGAGATTTGAACTCGAAGCAGATGAAAACATTGCACTAAGA ACTCTCTCTTCCGATCCAGTTTTTATCAACTCTCAAGAACTTACTCCTTCGGCCTGGTATCCGATCTACCGGCACACAAAATCCGCTCTCTATGCCCCAACTCCTGCCAGAATACAGGTGACAAACCTCCCGGCATCCCAATATACATCAACATCCACCGTTCAACCGCAGCTGCTGAATCTCCATCTGGCAATGGAGCGCCAGCGGATACTGTCAAAGCGAGGATTGGAGCAGGGGGGGCCTCGGGTGATGATCATGGGCCCTCAAAGTTCAGGAAAGACAACAGTCATGAAGAACTTGGTCAACTTGGCATTAGGGACTGGTATGGGCTGGACACCTGGTGTGATTGGCCTGGATCCGTCAAGT CCTCCTAACCTTATCCCGGGAAGTTTGTCCATCTCGACACCATCACATCCGATCCCCACCCATCATTTGGCCCATCCCTTGGGCTCACCACCTGCTTCTACTGCGGCCAATACTGTCTCGGGAGATGTTGAAACGGCCAGCTGGTGGCTTGGAGCACTTGAACCGACAAACAAGAATGCCGAAGTATGGCGGGTTCTGGTTGAGCATATGGCAGAAGCTTGGCGAATGAGATGTGAAAAGGACAGAAACG CCAGCATCTCTGGCCTCTTCCTCGATACCCCTGCCGCATTCACGGTCCCCACTCTCGGCACCAAGAAAGACGACCCTAAAGCTCGATATACTTTGGTCAGTCATGCTATCCAGGCGTTTGATATTGacaccatcatcgtcattggCCACGAAAAGCTACATATCGATCTCTCCCGTCTTCCTCTAGTACAATCACGCCAACTCAACGTGATCCGTATCCCCAAATCAGGCGGCGCTGTCGACCTTGATGATCACGATCGCGAGACcgctcatctcttccaagTCCGAACCTATTTTTATGGTGAACCACCTCTCCCGCCACAAATCTCCAGCCTCGTAGGGAAGATGGTATCTCTCGATTTCGAGTTATCGCCATACTCATTCCAGATTCCATGGAGCAGGCTTGTTGTCCTTCGTGTCGGGGAAGAAAACTCGGCCCCGTCGTCCGCCCTGCCACTTGGTTCCAGCAAGGTACTGTCACCTTTAAGATTGACTAGGGTGGATCCCAGTGGACCCGGACATGTGGTAAGGCTGTTGAATAGGGTCTTGGCGTTGGTGGATGTCAAGCCTGAGGATAAGATTGTGCAGGCGAAAGAACCagaagtgaaagaggaagtgaaggaagaaaagaacgagaaggatggagaggttaaacaagaagatggtgagggagagaaaatAGGACAAGGGGAGGGCGATGGCGATGGCGATGgcgaaggcgaaggagaaggtgagggagaagctgaaggtgaaggcgaGGATGATCAGGAAGAAGTACCGTTcagggaagagattgggACAAGGGAAGTGTTGGGTTTCATCGTCAT CACTGCCATAGATACATTCGCTCGCAAGTATACCGTGTTATCACCCACACCAGGCCGTCTGCCGACTACGGTCGCCATCGCTGGTGCCATCGAATGGGTTGACTCTGCTTAA
- a CDS encoding TIGR01456 family HAD hydrolase — MIHTACTLRRLTTFSDGLFPKKLAFAFDIDGVLKQGHNVLPEAKRTMKLLTGEDGRLPKPIPFLLITNGGGVLDSERLSFLSSELGVQLTPDQLVQSHTPMRDYAHKYKDKHVLVIGGKGESCRRVAESYGMKNAHIPQDVIAWRPSIWDRTELTKEEEAFVRPQDFSSIQFSAIFVMHDSHDWGRDTTLILDLLNSNNGYLGTRKEGRKNGEEAVELIMSNADVEWRSDWPIPRLGQGAFRIGLEAVYKATTGLDLTYIQYGKPFKATYDFSELSLRRYLASVGRDASVPLHVYMVGDNPASDIAGANAHGWFSILVRTGVFHDTHGEKPAYQPTVIVDDVEKGVEWAIGKEMGLF; from the exons ATGATTCATACAGCATGCACGCTCCGGCGTCTGACCA CCTTTAGTGATGGCCTTTTCCCGAAAAAACTTGCTTTTGCATTTGACATT GATGGTGTACTCAAACAAGGCCACAATGTCCTTCCTGAAGCTAAACGTACAATGAAGCTTCTTACAGGCGAAGATGGACGATTACCCAA GCCGATACCTTTCTTGCTGATAACCAACGGCGGTGGAGTTCTTGACAGCGAGCgcctctcctttctttcctccgaATTAGGTGTCCAACTTACGCCAGACCAACTTGTCCAGAGCCATACACCCATGCGTGATTATGCACACAAGTACAAGGATAAACACGTGCTTGTTATCggggggaagggagaaagcTGCAGAAGGGTTGCCGAGTC CTatggaatgaagaatgCCCACATACCTCAGGATGTGATCGCTTGGAGACCTTCAATTTGGGATCGTACAGAGCTgacgaaagaggaagaggcttTTGTCCGA CCGCAAgacttctcttccatccagTTTTCCGCCATCTTTGTGATGCATGATTCTCACGACTGGGGTAGAGATACTACGCTTATCCTTGACCTTCTCAATTCTAACAATGGATATCTGGGCAccagaaaggaaggaagaaagaacgGGGAAGAGGCGGTCGAGTTGATTATGAGCAATGCCGATGTTGAATGGCGGTC TGACTGGCCCATACCTCGATTAGGTCAAGGGGCTTTCAGGATTGGTCTGGAAGCTGTTTATAAG GCAACGACAGGCCTTGACCTCACTTACATCCAATACGGGAAGCCTTTCAAAGCCACTTATGACTTTTCTGAGCTTTCTCTGCGCCGATACTTGGCTTCTGTCGGACGCGACGCTAGTGTCCCTTTGCATGT CTACATGGTGGGTGACAACCCCGCTTCCGATATTGCAGGGGCAAATGCGCACGGCTGGTtttccatcctcgtccGCACAGGCGTCTTTCACGATACCCATGGAGAAAAACCAGCGTATCAACCAACTGTTATTGTCGATGATGTAGAGAAGGGAGTGGAGTGGGCTATCGGTAAAGAGATGGGGTTGTTCTGA